The following are encoded in a window of Geobacter metallireducens GS-15 genomic DNA:
- the modC gene encoding molybdenum ABC transporter ATP-binding protein, translating into MELRVRGAKTFGAFHLAADFTVEGNRIGIFGESGSGKSTLVNMLAGLERPDSGEILLDGEPLFAADRRINVPPERRRVALVFQHPHLFPHLSVRGNLLYGWKRCAMANRQVGLDDIVDVLKIGRLLDRGVTNLSGGEKQRVALGRALLSNPRLLLMDEPLSALDDTLRFQIIPYLRGACEALAIPYLFISHSLVEMRLMAERVIVFSQGCQVADTTPDALARNRMGDSPVGYINLLRLTDPCDNDGLISYAWGGTRLFLTAPPGEGELLFELSSKDMILCKKHPEAISARNLFHCTVIGIFEAGRKAGVELQCGTGRLVAEVAAEAARELELTVGSEVFAAVKASAFRRLG; encoded by the coding sequence ATGGAATTGCGGGTGAGGGGCGCCAAGACCTTCGGGGCGTTCCATCTGGCGGCTGATTTCACTGTCGAGGGGAACCGCATCGGCATCTTCGGCGAGTCAGGGAGCGGCAAGTCGACCCTGGTGAACATGCTTGCGGGGCTCGAACGCCCCGACAGCGGCGAGATCCTGCTGGACGGGGAGCCCCTCTTCGCCGCCGACCGCCGCATCAACGTGCCGCCGGAGCGGCGACGGGTGGCCCTCGTCTTTCAACATCCCCACCTCTTCCCTCACCTCTCGGTCAGGGGAAACCTCCTCTATGGCTGGAAGCGGTGCGCCATGGCGAACCGCCAGGTGGGGCTCGACGACATCGTCGACGTGCTGAAGATCGGCCGCCTCCTGGACCGGGGAGTGACCAACCTTTCCGGCGGGGAGAAACAGCGGGTAGCCCTTGGCCGGGCGCTCCTCTCCAACCCCCGGCTCCTCCTCATGGACGAGCCCCTGTCGGCCTTGGACGACACCCTCCGCTTCCAGATCATCCCGTACCTGCGGGGGGCCTGCGAAGCCCTCGCCATCCCGTACCTCTTCATTTCCCATTCCCTGGTGGAGATGCGGCTCATGGCCGAGCGGGTCATCGTCTTCAGCCAGGGATGCCAGGTGGCCGACACCACGCCGGACGCCCTGGCCCGCAACCGCATGGGGGACAGCCCCGTGGGGTACATCAATCTCCTGCGGCTCACCGACCCCTGCGACAATGACGGCCTCATCTCCTACGCCTGGGGAGGGACCCGGCTCTTTCTCACCGCCCCACCGGGGGAGGGAGAACTTCTCTTCGAGCTCTCCTCAAAGGACATGATCCTTTGCAAGAAGCACCCCGAGGCCATCAGCGCCCGGAATCTCTTCCACTGCACGGTAATCGGGATTTTCGAGGCGGGGCGGAAAGCGGGGGTGGAGCTCCAGTGCGGCACCGGGCGGCTGGTGGCCGAGGTGGCCGCCGAGGCGGCCCGGGAGCTGGAGCTTACCGTGGGGAGCGAGGTCTTCGCCGCCGTGAAGGCGTCGGCCTTCCGGCGGTTGGGGTAG